A DNA window from Massilia putida contains the following coding sequences:
- a CDS encoding SURF1 family protein yields MRLRFRFRTIPFLATLVLVALGIALGNWQVRRAAEKTALQARLTQRSAMPPLALDGKPVDPAAIEYRHVIVTGEFVPNWPLFLDNRPHEGRTGFVLLMPFKIAGSDAVVLIARGWLSRDPAVHDRVPHVATPPGRTTVEGRAVLHPARVMELGKAPPPAPGAIVQNVDPAGFAQASGLRVLPVLVEQTSPDGTELIRTWPAPAIDVDRHKGYAFQWYALAAMAFLFFVITGFRSGTKQAG; encoded by the coding sequence TCGGCAACTGGCAAGTGCGGCGCGCGGCGGAAAAGACGGCGCTGCAGGCCCGCCTCACGCAGCGCTCGGCGATGCCGCCCCTCGCGCTGGACGGGAAGCCGGTCGACCCAGCCGCCATCGAATATCGCCACGTCATTGTGACCGGGGAATTCGTCCCCAACTGGCCGCTGTTCCTCGACAACCGCCCGCACGAGGGCCGCACCGGATTCGTTTTGCTGATGCCGTTTAAAATAGCAGGATCCGACGCGGTCGTCCTCATCGCGCGCGGCTGGCTGTCGCGCGATCCGGCCGTGCACGACCGCGTGCCGCACGTGGCCACGCCGCCAGGGCGCACGACCGTCGAAGGCCGCGCCGTGCTGCATCCGGCGCGCGTGATGGAACTCGGCAAGGCGCCGCCGCCAGCGCCCGGCGCCATCGTGCAGAACGTCGACCCGGCCGGCTTCGCCCAGGCCAGCGGCCTGCGCGTGCTGCCCGTGCTGGTCGAGCAGACGAGCCCGGACGGCACTGAGCTCATCCGCACATGGCCCGCCCCGGCCATCGACGTCGACCGCCACAAGGGCTACGCGTTCCAGTGGTACGCGCTGGCGGCGATGGCCTTCCTATTTTTTGTGATAACAGGATTTCGAAGTGGAACCAAACAAGCCGGCTGA
- a CDS encoding SCO family protein, with amino-acid sequence MEPNKPADPAVNPNGGRKRSRRMLWLVLAVCAAPMLASYFTYYVIKPQKRNNYGTLIDQRAHPVPAMETTTLDGRPQALDQFKGKWVMLMTGPGACPDTCRKQLFAMRQLRLMQGKDADRIERVWLITDKEPLDTLIIREYDGTHMLRADAATVASWLPADAGTTPADHIYLIDPLGHLMMRFPKDPQFQEVRKVYKDINKLLKASSVG; translated from the coding sequence GTGGAACCAAACAAGCCGGCTGACCCGGCAGTCAACCCGAACGGTGGCCGCAAGCGCAGCCGCCGCATGCTGTGGCTGGTGCTGGCCGTGTGCGCGGCGCCGATGCTCGCATCGTATTTCACCTATTACGTCATCAAGCCGCAGAAGCGCAACAACTATGGCACGCTGATCGACCAGCGCGCCCACCCGGTCCCGGCCATGGAGACGACCACGTTGGACGGCCGTCCGCAGGCGCTGGACCAGTTCAAGGGCAAGTGGGTGATGCTGATGACGGGACCGGGCGCGTGCCCGGATACGTGCCGGAAGCAGCTGTTCGCCATGCGCCAGCTGCGCCTGATGCAGGGCAAGGACGCCGACCGCATCGAACGCGTCTGGCTCATCACCGACAAGGAACCGCTCGACACCTTGATCATCCGCGAATACGACGGCACCCACATGCTGCGCGCCGACGCCGCGACGGTGGCGTCGTGGCTGCCGGCCGACGCGGGCACGACGCCGGCCGACCACATCTACCTGATCGACCCGCTGGGCCACCTGATGATGCGCTTCCCGAAGGATCCGCAGTTCCAGGAAGTGCGCAAGGTCTACAAGGACATCAACAAGCTGTTGAAGGCGTCGTCCGTCGGCTGA
- a CDS encoding COX15/CtaA family protein, which translates to MEVSNFVLLALTGILAASVPLALVWTATGTNKYRKLAWVIAFFTFDLIVFGGFTRLTDSGLGCPDWPGCYGEANPFLAHEHIAAAEALMPTGPVTKVKAWIEMIHRFLAMGIGFLIIGLMVASWLEWRRARARGVRPAHGPALPTVLFLWVCVQGAFGAWTVTMKLQPIIVTLHLLFGLTLLALAVWLGGREDTLMAPPQPAAPVTVLRRLRPLAWLAGAVLLLQLALGGWVSTNYATLACNDFPLCHGQIVPEMDWQHGFTLWRELGKTAAGHYLPFSALMAIHWVHRNFALVVVLVLGYTAWRVWRLPGLHGTARNLALVLAAQTTTGIATVFLNFPLPIAVLHNAGAAGLVVLVTMLNYKIQYQLELALRSPRREAATSASHP; encoded by the coding sequence ATGGAAGTTTCCAATTTCGTATTGCTGGCCCTGACCGGCATCCTGGCGGCCAGCGTGCCGCTCGCGCTCGTGTGGACGGCGACCGGCACGAACAAATACCGCAAGCTGGCGTGGGTGATCGCGTTCTTCACGTTCGACCTGATCGTGTTCGGCGGTTTTACGCGCCTGACGGATTCCGGCCTCGGCTGCCCGGACTGGCCCGGCTGCTACGGCGAGGCGAATCCGTTCCTCGCGCACGAGCACATCGCCGCGGCCGAGGCGCTGATGCCCACCGGCCCCGTGACGAAAGTGAAAGCCTGGATCGAGATGATCCACCGCTTCCTCGCGATGGGCATCGGTTTCCTGATCATCGGCCTGATGGTCGCGTCGTGGCTGGAATGGCGCCGCGCGCGAGCGCGAGGGGTACGGCCCGCGCACGGTCCCGCGTTGCCGACCGTGCTGTTCTTGTGGGTATGCGTGCAGGGCGCGTTCGGCGCCTGGACCGTCACGATGAAACTGCAGCCGATCATCGTCACCTTGCACCTGCTGTTCGGCCTGACCCTGCTCGCGCTGGCCGTCTGGCTCGGTGGCCGCGAAGACACTCTGATGGCGCCGCCGCAGCCGGCCGCGCCCGTGACAGTATTGCGCCGCCTGCGTCCGCTGGCGTGGCTGGCGGGCGCCGTCCTGCTGCTGCAACTGGCGCTGGGCGGGTGGGTGAGTACCAATTACGCGACACTGGCGTGCAACGACTTCCCGCTCTGTCATGGACAAATTGTCCCAGAGATGGATTGGCAACATGGCTTCACGTTGTGGCGCGAGCTGGGCAAAACGGCCGCCGGCCACTATCTGCCGTTCTCCGCGCTGATGGCGATCCACTGGGTGCACCGCAACTTCGCGCTCGTGGTCGTCCTCGTGCTTGGCTACACGGCCTGGCGCGTGTGGCGTCTGCCGGGCCTGCACGGTACGGCGCGCAACCTCGCGCTGGTGCTGGCCGCCCAGACAACGACGGGCATCGCGACGGTCTTTTTGAACTTTCCGTTACCGATCGCCGTGCTCCACAATGCGGGGGCAGCGGGGCTCGTCGTTCTGGTGACCATGTTAAACTACAAGATACAGTATCAACTCGAGCTGGCGCTGCGCAGTCCACGACGTGAGGCCGCGACGTCCGCGAGCCATCCATGA
- the cyoE gene encoding heme o synthase translates to MITQTAIHKPPSRIAQYWALTKPRVTQLAVFCAVIGMFLATDGFPGWHVLVWGTVGIWLLAGAAFAVNCLIEAEVDARMARTARRATAMGELSPTQVLIFSAIIGGAGMGVLYTMVNPLTMWLTFVTFVGYALIYTILLKPNTPQNIVIGGLSGAMPPALGWAAVAGEVPMQAWLLVLIIFVWTPPHFWALAMYRRDDYVRSGLPMLPVTHGMQYTGQQVWLYSVALAACTLFPYAVGMSGVVYLAAAIVLNAVFLRYGWMIHKHYSDQVARKAFAWSIVYLSLLFAALLVDHYVKQYLPF, encoded by the coding sequence ATGATTACGCAAACCGCCATTCACAAACCGCCCAGCCGGATCGCCCAGTACTGGGCGCTGACCAAGCCGCGCGTCACCCAGCTGGCCGTCTTCTGCGCCGTGATCGGCATGTTCCTCGCCACCGACGGCTTCCCCGGCTGGCACGTGCTCGTCTGGGGCACGGTCGGCATCTGGCTGCTGGCCGGCGCCGCCTTCGCCGTCAACTGCCTGATCGAGGCCGAAGTCGACGCCCGCATGGCCCGCACGGCGCGCCGCGCCACGGCGATGGGCGAGCTGTCGCCCACGCAGGTCCTGATTTTTTCCGCCATCATCGGCGGCGCCGGCATGGGCGTCCTGTACACGATGGTCAATCCGCTGACGATGTGGCTGACGTTCGTCACCTTCGTCGGCTATGCGCTGATCTACACGATCCTGCTCAAGCCGAACACGCCGCAGAACATCGTCATCGGCGGCCTCTCGGGCGCGATGCCGCCGGCGCTCGGCTGGGCCGCCGTCGCGGGCGAGGTGCCGATGCAGGCGTGGCTGCTCGTCTTGATCATCTTCGTCTGGACCCCGCCGCACTTCTGGGCGCTGGCGATGTACCGCCGCGACGACTACGTCCGCTCCGGCCTGCCGATGCTGCCCGTCACGCACGGCATGCAGTACACCGGCCAGCAGGTGTGGCTGTATTCCGTCGCGCTGGCCGCATGCACCTTGTTCCCGTACGCCGTCGGCATGAGCGGCGTCGTGTACCTGGCGGCGGCCATCGTGCTCAATGCGGTCTTCCTGCGCTACGGCTGGATGATCCACAAGCACTACAGCGACCAGGTCGCGCGCAAGGCCTTCGCCTGGTCCATCGTCTATCTGTCGCTGCTGTTCGCGGCGCTGCTCGTCGACCACTACGTGAAACAATACCTGCCTTTCTGA
- a CDS encoding SCO family protein, whose translation MKKLLPAIVAACALTVSLAACDKLPGKQQVSFQNTDVTGLDYAKGFALTDHTGKPRTLADFKGKVVVVFFGYTQCPDVCPTTMAEMASVMQKLGPLADQVQVLFITLDPERDTQQLLANYVPAFDKRFIGLRGTPEQTAKAAKEFKVFYSKVPGTSPGSYTIDHTAGSYVFDRDGRLRLFIRHGQGLDPIVHDLRQLLS comes from the coding sequence ATGAAAAAACTGCTGCCCGCTATCGTCGCCGCCTGCGCGCTGACCGTCTCCCTCGCCGCATGCGACAAGCTGCCGGGCAAGCAGCAGGTCTCCTTCCAGAACACCGACGTCACCGGCCTCGATTACGCGAAAGGCTTCGCGCTGACCGACCACACGGGCAAGCCGCGCACGCTGGCCGACTTCAAGGGCAAGGTCGTCGTCGTCTTTTTCGGCTACACGCAATGCCCGGACGTGTGCCCGACGACGATGGCGGAGATGGCGTCCGTGATGCAAAAACTGGGGCCGCTGGCCGACCAGGTGCAGGTCCTGTTCATCACCCTCGACCCCGAGCGCGACACCCAGCAGCTGCTGGCCAACTACGTGCCCGCGTTCGACAAGCGCTTCATCGGCCTGCGCGGCACGCCCGAGCAGACGGCGAAGGCGGCCAAGGAATTCAAGGTGTTCTACTCGAAGGTGCCGGGAACCAGCCCGGGCAGCTACACGATCGACCACACGGCCGGCAGCTACGTCTTCGACCGCGACGGCCGCCTGCGCCTGTTCATCCGCCACGGCCAGGGGCTTGACCCTATCGTGCACGATCTCCGTCAGCTATTATCCTGA
- a CDS encoding AI-2E family transporter codes for MDKRPGRNYTRAGAVILLTIGCLYVLQPFLAAILFAAAVVISSWPLYQKLLQRLRGRRTPAALTMTLSLTLLVIIPLALVAYNLADNVASSFDQIRAALNQGELLPPAWVRDIPLVGEQLDNYLRQLVGSRERMLELARRMVEPARHALLSGAMMLGAGVAQMSLAAFVSFFFYRDGVALIAIIKAAMRRIMDEEAESVTEIVSQTVRGVMYGLLGTALAQALVAALGFAIARVPAVPLLSVLVFVSSLIPVGPPIVWGGAAIWLFAQGETGWGVFMLVWGFFLISGVDNVVRPMLISRGSSLPFLLTLLGVLGGVIAFGFVGMFIGPTLLAVGYSLMSGWTHTRDPIVKQDGDRV; via the coding sequence ATGGACAAACGACCGGGACGAAACTACACGCGTGCCGGCGCGGTCATCCTTCTGACCATCGGCTGTCTCTACGTCCTGCAACCCTTCCTGGCCGCGATCCTGTTCGCGGCCGCCGTCGTCATCTCGTCCTGGCCGCTCTACCAGAAGCTCCTCCAACGCCTGCGCGGCCGGCGCACACCGGCCGCGCTGACGATGACGCTCTCCCTCACGCTGCTCGTGATCATCCCGCTGGCCCTCGTCGCGTATAACCTCGCGGACAATGTGGCGTCGTCGTTCGACCAGATCCGCGCCGCGCTGAACCAGGGCGAGTTGCTGCCGCCCGCGTGGGTCCGCGACATTCCGCTCGTCGGCGAGCAGCTCGACAACTACCTGCGCCAGCTCGTCGGCAGCCGCGAGCGCATGCTGGAACTCGCGCGGCGCATGGTCGAACCGGCGCGCCACGCGCTGCTCTCCGGCGCCATGATGCTGGGCGCCGGCGTCGCGCAGATGAGCCTCGCCGCGTTCGTCAGCTTCTTTTTCTACCGCGACGGCGTGGCGCTGATCGCCATCATCAAGGCCGCCATGCGCCGCATCATGGACGAGGAGGCGGAATCCGTCACGGAGATCGTCAGCCAGACCGTGCGCGGCGTGATGTACGGCCTGCTCGGCACCGCGCTGGCGCAGGCGCTCGTCGCCGCGCTCGGCTTCGCCATCGCGCGCGTGCCCGCGGTGCCGCTGCTGTCGGTGCTCGTGTTCGTGTCGTCCCTGATTCCCGTCGGGCCCCCGATCGTGTGGGGCGGGGCGGCGATCTGGCTGTTCGCGCAGGGCGAGACGGGATGGGGCGTCTTCATGCTCGTGTGGGGCTTCTTCCTGATCAGCGGCGTCGACAACGTCGTGCGCCCGATGCTGATCAGCCGCGGCTCCAGCCTGCCGTTCCTGCTGACGCTCCTCGGCGTGCTGGGCGGCGTGATCGCGTTCGGCTTCGTCGGCATGTTCATCGGGCCGACCCTGCTCGCGGTGGGGTACTCGCTGATGAGCGGGTGGACCCATACGCGCGATCCGATCGTGAAGCAGGACGGGGACCGGGTCTAG
- a CDS encoding ABC transporter ATP-binding protein: MLELHNVTKTFGKNVTAVDDVSLRLDAGVVGLIGHNGAGKTTLMQMIATLTKPSGGRIVFDGTDVVARPDAIRNRLGYLPQDFGVYRNVTALEFMRYFAALKGVRDANRIRRLLELVNLHEQAHRMASTFSGGMLRRLGIAQALLNDPDILVVDESTAGLDPEERLRFRNLLADLGFNKLVIISTHIVSDVESIAGQLAIMRSSRLVACDTPDAILGRARGQVWSASVGADEYEILRTTTHVLQALRQGERVNLRIAHPTPPCTGAQPCEPSLEDALMAQRYAVKEAA; this comes from the coding sequence ATGCTGGAACTGCACAACGTCACCAAGACCTTCGGCAAGAACGTCACGGCCGTCGACGACGTCTCGCTGCGGCTCGATGCGGGCGTCGTCGGCCTGATCGGCCACAACGGCGCGGGCAAGACGACCCTGATGCAGATGATCGCCACGCTCACGAAACCCAGCGGCGGTCGCATCGTGTTCGACGGCACCGACGTCGTCGCCAGGCCTGACGCGATCCGCAACCGGCTGGGCTATCTGCCGCAGGACTTCGGCGTCTACCGCAACGTGACGGCGCTCGAATTCATGCGCTACTTCGCAGCGCTGAAAGGCGTGCGCGATGCGAACCGCATCCGCCGCCTGCTGGAACTCGTCAACCTGCACGAGCAGGCGCACCGTATGGCCAGCACGTTCTCGGGCGGCATGCTGCGCCGCCTCGGCATCGCGCAGGCGCTGCTGAACGATCCGGACATCCTCGTCGTCGACGAATCGACTGCCGGCCTCGATCCGGAAGAACGCCTGCGCTTTCGCAACCTGCTGGCCGACCTGGGTTTCAATAAACTCGTGATCATCTCCACGCACATCGTGTCCGACGTCGAAAGCATCGCCGGGCAACTGGCGATCATGCGCAGCAGCCGACTCGTCGCCTGCGACACACCGGACGCGATCCTGGGCCGCGCGCGCGGCCAAGTATGGTCGGCCAGCGTGGGCGCGGACGAGTACGAGATCCTGCGGACGACGACCCACGTGCTGCAGGCCTTGCGCCAGGGCGAGCGGGTCAATCTGCGCATCGCGCATCCGACGCCGCCCTGCACGGGCGCGCAGCCGTGCGAGCCGAGCCTGGAAGACGCGCTAATGGCACAGCGCTACGCCGTGAAGGAAGCGGCATGA
- a CDS encoding acyltransferase family protein — protein sequence MNASASVPRLRGLDLLRAAAIVLVLMTHYSGFVSGQATFGVVGKVGWAGVDLFFVLSGYLIGNQLLAPAARGEALSLKAFFVRRLLRTLPNYYVVLAVYWLFPGPPLGGSSMAAPWRFLTFTQNLGLAYGQTFTHSWSLCIEEQFYLLLPLVVLALARIGFPVRLAWALLIGAVAAGMATRAAAFALHGHDAFMAEVYYSSFCRADELLPGVAIALLRNFHPQVFARLLRHANALCAAGLAMSVGVLTCIRLDWPTTLVTSTFGFSLAALGFGLLTLAALAPHCILNRLDIPGAPQLALWSYAVYLVHKPVFMALRPQLERLHVDVDAPVTVVAVMAAGIAGGWLLYRCVELPFMRLRARWTGTHGATHTTESAFHRTADAK from the coding sequence ATGAACGCATCCGCTTCCGTTCCACGCCTGCGCGGCCTCGACCTGCTGCGCGCCGCCGCCATCGTGCTCGTCCTCATGACCCACTACTCGGGCTTCGTAAGCGGCCAGGCCACGTTCGGCGTCGTCGGCAAGGTCGGCTGGGCCGGCGTCGACCTGTTCTTCGTGCTGAGCGGCTACCTGATCGGCAACCAGCTGCTGGCACCCGCCGCGCGCGGCGAAGCCCTGTCGCTGAAGGCGTTCTTCGTGCGCCGGCTGCTGCGCACGCTGCCCAATTACTACGTCGTGCTCGCGGTGTACTGGTTGTTCCCCGGTCCGCCGCTCGGCGGCTCAAGCATGGCGGCGCCGTGGCGCTTCCTCACGTTCACGCAGAACCTCGGCCTCGCGTACGGCCAGACGTTCACGCATTCCTGGTCGCTGTGCATCGAGGAACAGTTCTACCTGCTGCTGCCCCTCGTCGTGCTGGCGCTGGCCCGCATCGGCTTTCCTGTCCGGCTGGCGTGGGCGCTGCTTATCGGCGCCGTCGCGGCGGGCATGGCCACGCGCGCCGCGGCGTTCGCGCTGCACGGCCACGATGCGTTCATGGCCGAAGTCTATTATTCGAGCTTCTGCCGCGCCGACGAACTGCTGCCCGGCGTCGCCATCGCCCTGCTGCGCAACTTCCATCCGCAGGTATTCGCACGGCTGCTGCGCCACGCGAACGCGCTGTGTGCCGCCGGTCTCGCCATGAGCGTCGGCGTCCTCACGTGCATCCGCCTCGACTGGCCGACCACGCTCGTCACCTCCACATTCGGCTTCTCGCTGGCCGCGCTGGGCTTCGGCCTGCTGACCCTCGCGGCCCTCGCGCCGCACTGCATCCTGAACCGCCTCGACATCCCTGGCGCGCCGCAGCTCGCGCTGTGGTCGTATGCCGTCTACCTCGTGCACAAGCCCGTGTTCATGGCGCTGCGCCCGCAGCTGGAGCGGCTGCACGTGGATGTCGACGCACCGGTCACGGTCGTCGCCGTCATGGCCGCGGGCATCGCGGGCGGCTGGTTGCTGTACCGCTGCGTCGAGCTGCCGTTCATGCGCCTGCGGGCGCGCTGGACCGGCACTCACGGCGCCACTCATACCACCGAATCTGCATTCCATCGCACGGCCGACGCCAAGTAG
- a CDS encoding LytR/AlgR family response regulator transcription factor encodes MMRVAIVDDEPLARLAVKVRLARHADMDVVAEFGDGDTAAAGLPAVRPDLVFVDVEMPGKSGLDLLAALPRAQRPMTILLTAHDNFAVRAFDLAALDYLLKPVDDERLDEALDRARLALPYRGPVGAAPAAWTRSFAVRVGTRTVIVDAADVERIEADGDYATLHAGGKTWLVRERLQALALRLDPARFQRVHRSSIVRLDVIAELRALTNRDALLRLRDGTLLRASRTYMPALTEALARRSHPPHLSNIA; translated from the coding sequence ATGATGCGCGTGGCGATCGTCGACGACGAACCGCTGGCCCGGCTGGCCGTGAAGGTCCGGCTGGCGCGCCACGCGGACATGGACGTCGTCGCGGAATTCGGCGACGGCGACACGGCCGCCGCCGGACTCCCGGCCGTCCGCCCCGACCTCGTCTTCGTCGACGTCGAGATGCCGGGCAAGAGCGGCCTCGATCTGCTCGCCGCCCTGCCCCGCGCGCAGCGGCCGATGACGATCCTGCTCACGGCCCACGACAATTTCGCCGTGCGCGCGTTCGACCTGGCCGCCCTCGACTACCTGTTGAAACCCGTCGACGACGAGCGCCTGGACGAAGCGCTGGACCGCGCGCGCCTGGCCTTGCCGTACCGCGGGCCCGTCGGCGCCGCGCCCGCCGCGTGGACGCGCAGCTTCGCCGTGCGCGTCGGCACGCGCACGGTCATCGTCGACGCGGCCGACGTGGAACGCATCGAAGCCGACGGCGACTACGCCACCCTGCACGCAGGCGGCAAGACCTGGCTCGTACGCGAACGCCTGCAGGCGCTGGCCCTGCGCCTCGATCCGGCCCGGTTCCAGCGCGTGCACCGATCAAGCATCGTCCGCCTGGACGTCATCGCCGAACTGCGCGCGCTGACCAACCGCGACGCCCTGCTGCGCCTGCGCGACGGCACGCTGCTGCGCGCGAGCCGCACCTACATGCCGGCGCTGACGGAAGCGCTGGCCCGCCGTAGTCATCCACCTCATCTTTCGAACATCGCATGA
- a CDS encoding sensor histidine kinase, whose translation MKEDTPLLVPVLAALPVFACMTILGLPAIGHGHAATFRALFFVACAAWTVPLVLLQRALWRQGRAWWTMTLVLLGASYAMSVANAMLGQRLAIALGLETGYHWGDLVRGLDGCWLALVAFCAMHAVAVYYLSLQRTRLRLAQALADARDAELRALRLQVNPHFLFNTLNAVSALVAAGANRDANRMLARVSDFLRATLAHDGRHEHTLAEELALTEAYLDIEKARLGERLQLTMNAGPELLDAFVPYLMLQPLVENAVRHGIAPLTAPGRIDIRVARADGDLRVDVRNDGARPAVQEGGIGLANVAGRLRHLYGDAQRVDAGWRDDGRFHVSLTLPLRMAA comes from the coding sequence GTGAAAGAAGACACCCCACTGCTCGTCCCCGTCCTCGCCGCGCTGCCGGTGTTCGCCTGCATGACCATCCTCGGCCTGCCGGCCATCGGCCACGGCCATGCGGCCACGTTCCGGGCACTGTTCTTCGTCGCCTGCGCCGCCTGGACCGTACCGCTGGTCCTGCTGCAGCGCGCCCTGTGGCGCCAGGGCCGCGCCTGGTGGACGATGACCCTCGTCCTGCTGGGCGCCTCGTATGCGATGTCGGTCGCGAACGCGATGCTGGGCCAGCGGCTGGCCATCGCGCTCGGGCTGGAGACGGGCTACCACTGGGGCGATCTGGTGCGGGGCCTGGACGGCTGCTGGCTCGCGCTGGTCGCGTTCTGCGCCATGCACGCGGTGGCCGTGTACTACCTGTCGCTGCAGCGCACCCGCCTGCGCCTCGCGCAGGCGCTCGCGGATGCGCGCGACGCCGAGCTGCGCGCGCTGCGCCTGCAGGTCAATCCGCACTTCCTGTTCAATACGCTGAACGCGGTCTCGGCGCTCGTCGCGGCCGGCGCCAACCGCGACGCCAACCGCATGCTCGCCCGCGTGTCCGATTTTCTGCGCGCCACGCTGGCGCACGACGGCCGCCACGAACACACGCTGGCCGAGGAACTGGCACTCACGGAAGCCTACCTCGACATCGAAAAGGCGCGCCTGGGCGAGCGCCTGCAACTGACGATGAACGCGGGGCCGGAGCTGCTCGACGCGTTCGTTCCCTACCTGATGCTGCAGCCACTCGTCGAGAACGCGGTCCGCCACGGCATCGCGCCGCTGACGGCGCCCGGCCGCATCGACATCCGCGTCGCGCGTGCCGACGGCGACCTGCGCGTCGACGTGCGCAACGACGGCGCCCGGCCGGCGGTCCAGGAAGGCGGCATCGGCCTCGCCAACGTGGCCGGACGCCTGCGCCACCTGTACGGCGACGCCCAGCGCGTCGACGCGGGCTGGCGCGACGACGGCCGTTTCCACGTGAGCCTGACGCTGCCGCTGCGGATGGCCGCATGA
- a CDS encoding DUF4440 domain-containing protein, with product MRTLLAIILAACLAAPAHAAAADTDTDAIRQVVHQFQSAIVARDGKTLGSLFVQDGGSWLSVLDDAAYADAKARNPAAKKLMPSTWQKFADFVQHSAKPIEERFYDVRIDTNGAVASVWFDFDFLVDGKVTNRGSETWQLVRADDGWKIQAMLYSVDR from the coding sequence ATGCGCACTCTTCTGGCTATCATCCTTGCCGCCTGCCTCGCCGCACCGGCCCACGCCGCCGCCGCCGACACCGACACCGACGCCATCCGGCAGGTCGTGCACCAGTTCCAGTCCGCCATCGTCGCCCGCGACGGCAAGACGCTCGGGTCGCTGTTCGTGCAGGACGGCGGCAGCTGGCTGTCCGTGCTCGACGACGCGGCATACGCCGACGCGAAGGCCCGCAATCCGGCCGCGAAAAAGCTGATGCCGTCGACGTGGCAGAAGTTCGCCGACTTCGTGCAGCACAGCGCCAAGCCGATCGAGGAACGCTTTTACGACGTGCGGATCGACACCAACGGCGCCGTCGCCTCGGTGTGGTTCGACTTCGACTTCCTCGTCGACGGCAAGGTCACGAACCGCGGCAGCGAGACGTGGCAGCTCGTGCGCGCCGACGACGGCTGGAAAATTCAGGCGATGCTGTATTCCGTCGACCGCTGA
- a CDS encoding glutathione S-transferase family protein has product MNLTLFHAPNSRSGAARVLLEELGAPYELHVLNLKKNEQRAPDYLAINPMGKVPAIRHGDALVTEQPAVFIYLADLFPEAGLAPALGDPLRGPYLRWLAFYGSSFEPAINDLAMKREPAPPIMCPYGDYDTMLATLTAQLRAGPYLLGERFSAADILWGTALGWITMFKLVPELPEVMAYIDRVGSRPAARRAAEADALLAAAQG; this is encoded by the coding sequence ATGAACCTGACCTTGTTCCACGCTCCAAACTCCCGCTCCGGCGCGGCCCGCGTCCTGCTCGAAGAACTCGGCGCGCCGTACGAACTGCACGTGCTGAATCTAAAGAAAAACGAGCAGCGCGCGCCGGACTATCTGGCCATCAACCCGATGGGCAAGGTCCCCGCCATCCGCCATGGCGACGCCCTCGTCACGGAGCAGCCTGCCGTCTTCATCTACCTGGCCGACCTGTTCCCGGAAGCGGGCCTCGCGCCGGCACTCGGCGATCCGCTGCGCGGCCCATACCTGCGCTGGCTGGCGTTCTACGGCTCGTCGTTCGAGCCGGCGATCAACGACCTGGCCATGAAGCGCGAGCCCGCGCCGCCGATCATGTGCCCGTACGGCGACTACGACACCATGCTGGCCACGTTGACGGCCCAGCTGCGCGCCGGCCCATACCTGCTGGGCGAGCGCTTCTCCGCCGCCGACATCCTGTGGGGTACGGCCCTCGGCTGGATCACGATGTTCAAGCTCGTGCCGGAACTGCCCGAGGTCATGGCGTACATCGACCGCGTCGGTTCGCGTCCGGCCGCGCGCCGGGCCGCGGAAGCGGATGCGCTGCTGGCGGCCGCGCAGGGTTGA